Proteins encoded within one genomic window of Thioploca ingrica:
- a CDS encoding methylase involved in ubiquinone/menaquinone biosynthesis — MAVLTPEYLDKYQLSQSFDRVASTYEQYAQLQQQIGNNLLERLEYIKIAPRTIVDVGAGSGRLSRALSQRYPQAQVYGIDLSLKMATAARRQAPRWFSRQHFVCADAIQLPIADNCIDLLLSNLMLQWCNDIHRIFAEFARVLTPTGALLFSTFGPDTLKELRHSWAVADNASHVNRFVDIHELGDALLQAQLTQPVLDTDWLQLTYPDVKQLMKALKNIGAHNITAGRPRGLMGRAKFQAMLSTYEQYRGSDGNVPVTYEIIYGHAWGTVKTSPQLVNIPLTQLGGRKNNR; from the coding sequence ATGGCTGTGTTAACACCGGAATATCTCGATAAATATCAACTTAGCCAATCGTTTGATCGGGTTGCGTCGACCTATGAACAATATGCCCAACTTCAACAGCAAATTGGCAACAACTTACTAGAACGTTTGGAATACATCAAAATTGCCCCCCGAACGATTGTCGATGTCGGTGCGGGAAGTGGTCGCTTAAGTCGTGCTTTAAGTCAACGTTATCCGCAAGCACAAGTTTATGGCATTGATCTCTCCTTAAAAATGGCAACCGCAGCGCGTCGTCAAGCCCCCCGGTGGTTTTCTCGACAGCATTTCGTTTGTGCCGATGCGATCCAATTACCAATCGCTGATAATTGTATTGATTTACTGTTATCCAATCTGATGTTGCAATGGTGTAACGATATTCACCGGATTTTTGCTGAATTTGCTCGCGTGTTAACCCCAACGGGTGCTTTATTATTTTCTACTTTTGGTCCCGATACCTTAAAAGAATTACGCCATAGCTGGGCAGTTGCTGATAACGCCAGTCATGTTAATCGCTTTGTGGATATACACGAATTAGGCGATGCTTTGTTGCAAGCGCAATTAACCCAACCTGTCTTGGATACCGATTGGCTACAATTGACTTACCCTGATGTCAAACAACTCATGAAAGCGTTAAAAAATATCGGTGCCCACAATATTACCGCTGGTCGTCCCCGGGGATTAATGGGTAGAGCCAAATTTCAAGCCATGTTATCCACTTATGAGCAATATCGTGGCTCAGATGGAAATGTACCGGTGACTTACGAAATTATCTATGGACATGCTTGGGGAACAGTTAAAACCTCACCTCAACTCGTGAACATTCCACTGACGCAGTTGGGTGGAAGAAAAAATAACCGTTAG
- a CDS encoding transcriptional regulator yields MKEEGFTQHHISRQFNIELSELRNQFLSMGGLVEEQLANAITALVTRDYHLAKRVATSDYKVNALEVMIDEESRIIIARRQPTAIDLRLVMAVIKTITDLERIGDEAEHIAQMALQTEGEASDKYFIAVNHLGDYVRSMLHDALDAFARLDTESALQVIHESIKVDGEYESISRQLLTYMMEDQRTIPVILNILWSARALERVAAHSRNICEYLIYLVKGKDIRHTSLETVEEQALHTR; encoded by the coding sequence ATGAAAGAAGAAGGGTTTACACAGCATCATATTTCGCGACAATTCAACATTGAACTCAGTGAATTGCGCAATCAATTTCTCAGTATGGGTGGTTTAGTAGAAGAACAATTAGCCAATGCTATCACCGCACTCGTGACACGTGATTACCATCTCGCTAAGCGGGTTGCGACGAGTGATTACAAAGTCAATGCGTTAGAAGTAATGATTGATGAGGAAAGCCGAATTATTATCGCACGTCGGCAACCGACGGCAATTGACCTCCGTTTGGTGATGGCGGTTATCAAAACCATTACCGATCTAGAACGAATTGGCGATGAAGCTGAACATATTGCTCAAATGGCTTTGCAAACGGAAGGTGAAGCTTCAGACAAATACTTTATTGCTGTCAACCATCTTGGAGATTACGTCCGCAGTATGTTACATGATGCCCTCGATGCTTTTGCTCGTCTCGATACGGAATCAGCATTGCAAGTCATTCATGAAAGTATCAAAGTCGATGGCGAATATGAAAGCATCAGCCGTCAATTACTGACTTATATGATGGAAGACCAACGCACCATTCCGGTGATATTAAACATTCTGTGGTCAGCACGTGCTTTAGAACGTGTCGCTGCACATTCACGTAATATTTGTGAATATCTAATCTATTTAGTCAAGGGGAAGGATATCCGTCATACCAGTTTGGAAACGGTGGAAGAACAGGCACTGCACACCCGTTAA
- a CDS encoding phosphate ABC transporter, ATP-binding protein, producing the protein MTQLNTARTHSLNFAALGRSEPTFDLQHETISLEVKNLNLYYDNNKQALHNINMFIPKRRVTAYIGPSGCGKSTLLRCFNRMNDLVDDVKITGEILLDGENIYHQAVNVADLRRRIGMVFQKPNPFPKTIYENVAYGLRLQGINARRLLDDVVEKSLKGAALWDEVKDRLHENALGLSGGQQQRLVIARAIAIEPEVLLLDEPASALDPISTLKIEELINELKSDYTIIIVTHNMQQAARVSDYTAFMYLGELIEFGNTTTLFTNPAQKQTEDYITGRYG; encoded by the coding sequence ATGACTCAACTGAATACCGCTCGAACACACAGTCTCAACTTTGCTGCACTCGGTCGGAGTGAACCAACCTTCGATCTGCAGCATGAAACCATCAGCCTTGAAGTCAAGAATTTAAATCTATATTATGATAACAACAAACAAGCGCTGCATAATATTAATATGTTTATTCCCAAGCGGCGAGTAACCGCTTACATTGGTCCCAGTGGCTGTGGTAAATCGACCTTACTGCGTTGCTTTAATCGGATGAATGATTTGGTCGACGATGTGAAAATTACCGGCGAAATTCTATTAGATGGTGAAAATATTTATCATCAGGCGGTTAATGTGGCTGATTTACGGCGTCGCATCGGCATGGTATTCCAAAAACCGAATCCATTTCCTAAAACAATTTATGAAAATGTGGCTTACGGGCTCCGTTTACAGGGAATTAATGCGCGGCGGCTTTTAGATGACGTTGTAGAAAAATCGCTTAAGGGCGCAGCATTATGGGATGAAGTTAAGGATCGTCTCCATGAAAATGCCTTGGGCTTATCCGGGGGACAACAACAGCGTCTCGTCATTGCCAGAGCGATTGCGATTGAACCGGAAGTGCTATTATTAGATGAACCGGCTTCCGCACTTGATCCGATTTCAACTTTAAAAATTGAAGAATTGATTAACGAGCTAAAGTCGGATTATACGATCATTATCGTGACGCATAACATGCAACAAGCGGCGCGAGTTTCTGACTACACCGCGTTTATGTACTTGGGCGAATTAATTGAATTTGGGAATACCACCACGCTATTTACTAATCCCGCCCAAAAACAAACCGAAGATTACATTACCGGGCGTTATGGCTAA
- a CDS encoding phosphate ABC transporter permease, protein MKNWWKSGDPWIWLTASAVSVNVLVVCGLLILIAVRGLGHFWPTAVMEAVYTEPGGQNSRLIGEIRDQETIPTTRLHNPGYEITTEKVTRYLIKTGNRKLLGMDFRWVLEPQLHHQQYPKDILVVEQREWGNSYGYLKAIKQTGQVVSDDTIAAVNELQQRLQRASVIRDQIRQIEKHKIGKINYSLEQLRLYQRRLELNNTFDSIQPAEINRQKTALEAEYQLLGQQLTHLKQEINRDSLTLEIMDGRLVEIPLANVVRFYYPNNLSLPEKLRFYAVKVKEFLLDEPREANTEGGIFPAIFGTIMMVFIMSFIVTPFGVIAAVYLREYAKQGWLTRTIRIAVNNLAGVPSIVYGVFGLGFFVYFIGAHIDKWFFPEALPAPTFGTPGLLWASLTLAILTVPVVIVSTEEGLARIPRAIREGSLALGATKAETLWRVVIPMASPAIMTGLILAIARAAGEVAPLMLVGVVKLAPSLVVDVNFPFLHLERKFMHLGFHIYDVGFQSPNVEAARPLVYATALLLVAVIIILNTTAIWIRNGLREKYKALETL, encoded by the coding sequence ATGAAAAATTGGTGGAAAAGCGGTGATCCTTGGATATGGCTGACTGCATCGGCAGTGAGTGTAAATGTTCTGGTCGTCTGTGGCTTATTAATTTTAATTGCAGTACGTGGATTAGGCCATTTTTGGCCAACAGCCGTCATGGAAGCCGTTTACACAGAACCCGGTGGTCAAAACAGTCGTTTAATTGGTGAAATCCGTGATCAAGAAACGATTCCAACTACACGGCTGCATAATCCCGGCTATGAAATTACCACTGAAAAAGTCACCCGCTATTTAATCAAAACGGGTAACCGTAAATTATTAGGAATGGACTTTCGTTGGGTGCTGGAACCTCAATTACACCACCAACAATATCCTAAGGATATTCTGGTAGTTGAGCAACGCGAATGGGGCAACTCTTATGGCTACCTCAAAGCGATTAAACAAACCGGTCAAGTTGTCAGCGACGACACTATTGCAGCAGTCAATGAATTACAACAACGATTACAACGTGCTTCAGTAATCCGTGACCAAATTCGCCAAATTGAAAAACATAAAATTGGGAAAATTAATTATAGTTTAGAACAATTACGCTTATATCAGCGCCGTTTAGAATTAAATAACACGTTTGATTCTATCCAACCAGCGGAAATAAATCGCCAAAAAACCGCTTTGGAAGCTGAATATCAGTTACTTGGACAACAGCTCACTCATTTAAAGCAAGAAATTAATCGTGATAGCCTGACTCTCGAAATTATGGATGGTCGCTTAGTTGAGATTCCGCTAGCTAATGTGGTGCGATTTTATTATCCCAATAACCTATCACTTCCAGAGAAGCTGCGTTTTTATGCGGTAAAAGTAAAAGAATTTTTATTGGATGAACCACGAGAAGCCAACACCGAAGGTGGCATTTTCCCAGCTATCTTTGGCACCATTATGATGGTTTTTATCATGTCTTTTATCGTTACCCCCTTTGGCGTCATTGCAGCGGTATACTTGCGCGAATACGCTAAGCAAGGGTGGTTAACGCGCACTATTCGTATCGCTGTTAATAATTTAGCTGGGGTTCCTTCCATTGTTTATGGCGTATTTGGGTTAGGTTTCTTTGTCTACTTCATCGGTGCCCATATCGATAAATGGTTTTTTCCCGAAGCTTTACCAGCGCCCACTTTTGGCACCCCGGGATTATTATGGGCATCGTTGACGTTAGCGATTCTCACCGTACCGGTCGTTATTGTTTCTACCGAAGAAGGATTAGCACGAATTCCTCGCGCCATTCGGGAAGGCAGTCTCGCGCTTGGCGCCACTAAAGCTGAAACGTTATGGCGTGTGGTCATACCGATGGCGAGTCCCGCTATCATGACTGGTTTAATTTTGGCCATTGCACGGGCAGCGGGTGAAGTAGCACCGCTAATGCTAGTCGGCGTCGTTAAGCTAGCACCCTCATTAGTCGTCGATGTTAATTTTCCCTTTTTACACTTAGAACGCAAATTTATGCACTTAGGCTTTCATATTTATGATGTGGGTTTCCAGAGTCCCAATGTGGAAGCAGCTCGACCGCTCGTGTACGCCACCGCTTTACTCTTAGTGGCCGTAATTATTATTTTAAATACAACGGCTATTTGGATACGCAACGGACTACGAGAGAAATATAAAGCCTTAGAAACTTTATAG
- a CDS encoding binding-protein-dependent transporters inner membrane component, with amino-acid sequence MNTTSPNPTPVLSAIYDHTTIRRRKWRMLKDKIAQHSMTIGGISVIIAIVLIFFYLLYVVFPLLLPATMEKMQQFSIPAPTAGKTRYLAAEEQNEVGVRFTDQARVVFFKLTDGTVIAEQVLPLPAEITMTQLAVADSSTGVIALGLSDGRALVVKQIYDISYPNGVKVISPRIKYPLGEEPIVVDKVSGTKSLRHLAVQLGETTNTLAAVTADNRLVLASVVKEISFLDESVTFDRTDSVLSLLLPPSTQVTHLLLDKQQKIVYVADSEGYISRIDISNKKSPHMLERIRVVKANQTITALKFLTGDISLLVGDSSGKITQWFPARDENKNKILRPIREFHSQTAPIIDIAIEERRKGFVTADNQGQVGIYHSTAHRTLIVKSITAGVPLKHIALTPRADRLLAEDEQGQIQLWKIHNEHPEISWSALWSKVWYESYDQPEYIWQSSSASNDFEPKFSLTPLAFGTLKAAFYAMLIATPLAIFGAIYTAYFMAAGMRKIVKPTIEIMAALPTVILGFLAGLWLAPVIEANLLGVFLLFLLIPSGALLFAYGWSYLPRAIRYGIPEGWQSTLLIPVLLLITWIAFELSHSVEKAFFNGDMPNWLTTQLGIAFDQRNAIVVGIAMGLAVIPNIFSIAEDAIFSVPKHLTMGSLALGATPWQTMTRVVILTASPGIFSAVMIGMGRAVGETMIVLMATGNTPIMDFSIFQGLRTLAANIAVEMPESEVNSTHYRILFLAGLILFLFTFFFNTIAEVVRHRLRRQYSSL; translated from the coding sequence ATGAATACGACCTCTCCAAATCCAACCCCGGTTTTATCTGCAATTTACGATCACACTACGATTCGCCGTCGCAAGTGGCGGATGCTCAAAGATAAAATCGCTCAACACAGCATGACGATCGGCGGTATCAGCGTCATCATAGCCATCGTCTTAATCTTTTTTTATCTGCTGTATGTCGTGTTTCCCCTGTTATTGCCAGCCACTATGGAAAAAATGCAACAATTCAGTATTCCAGCGCCGACCGCCGGGAAGACCCGCTATTTAGCGGCAGAAGAACAAAATGAAGTCGGGGTTCGCTTTACCGACCAAGCCAGAGTCGTCTTTTTCAAATTAACCGATGGAACGGTTATAGCCGAGCAAGTCTTACCTCTGCCGGCAGAAATCACTATGACGCAATTAGCCGTAGCCGATTCCTCAACCGGTGTAATCGCTTTAGGTTTAAGTGACGGTCGTGCTTTAGTGGTCAAACAAATCTACGACATCTCTTACCCGAATGGAGTCAAGGTCATTTCTCCCCGCATTAAGTATCCACTGGGGGAAGAACCGATTGTAGTTGATAAAGTTTCTGGCACTAAATCATTGCGGCATTTAGCCGTGCAACTCGGTGAAACCACTAACACCTTAGCGGCGGTTACGGCTGATAATCGCTTAGTGCTAGCCAGTGTCGTTAAAGAAATTTCGTTCTTGGATGAATCAGTCACTTTCGATCGCACCGATAGTGTCTTATCTTTACTTTTACCGCCATCGACGCAAGTGACACACCTACTTTTGGATAAACAGCAAAAAATTGTCTATGTTGCCGATAGCGAAGGTTATATCTCACGCATCGATATTAGCAATAAAAAATCCCCGCATATGTTAGAACGGATTCGGGTGGTAAAAGCCAATCAAACCATTACCGCGCTAAAATTCCTAACGGGTGATATTTCCCTATTAGTAGGCGATTCCAGTGGTAAAATTACCCAATGGTTTCCAGCACGAGACGAAAATAAAAATAAAATACTTCGGCCAATCCGGGAATTTCATAGCCAAACTGCACCGATTATCGATATCGCCATTGAAGAACGGCGGAAAGGTTTTGTCACTGCTGACAACCAGGGTCAAGTCGGGATTTACCATTCAACCGCACATCGCACCTTGATAGTAAAATCAATCACTGCCGGTGTACCCCTTAAACATATTGCCCTGACACCACGTGCCGACCGGTTACTTGCAGAAGATGAACAAGGACAAATTCAACTGTGGAAAATTCACAATGAACATCCAGAAATATCCTGGTCAGCCTTGTGGAGCAAAGTATGGTATGAAAGTTATGATCAACCAGAATACATTTGGCAATCTTCCTCAGCGAGCAACGATTTTGAACCCAAATTTAGCTTAACACCGCTGGCATTTGGTACCTTAAAAGCCGCTTTCTACGCGATGCTCATTGCCACACCACTAGCGATTTTCGGCGCTATTTATACCGCCTACTTCATGGCAGCAGGGATGCGTAAAATTGTTAAACCCACTATTGAAATCATGGCTGCGTTACCCACCGTTATTCTTGGTTTTCTAGCCGGTTTATGGTTAGCGCCAGTGATAGAAGCGAATTTACTCGGCGTGTTTTTACTATTTTTATTAATACCCAGCGGCGCTTTACTCTTTGCTTACGGATGGAGTTATCTGCCACGTGCGATTCGTTATGGGATCCCAGAAGGGTGGCAATCCACTTTACTTATTCCGGTGCTATTATTAATAACCTGGATAGCTTTTGAATTATCACATTCAGTGGAAAAAGCATTCTTCAATGGCGACATGCCCAACTGGTTGACGACCCAACTGGGAATTGCCTTTGACCAACGCAATGCCATCGTCGTGGGGATAGCCATGGGATTAGCAGTCATTCCCAACATTTTTTCTATTGCGGAAGATGCGATATTTAGCGTACCTAAACATTTAACGATGGGATCATTAGCATTAGGTGCCACGCCGTGGCAAACCATGACTCGAGTAGTCATCTTGACAGCCAGTCCCGGCATTTTTTCCGCCGTGATGATCGGAATGGGGCGGGCGGTAGGCGAAACCATGATTGTCCTAATGGCAACGGGAAACACCCCGATAATGGACTTTAGTATCTTCCAAGGATTACGCACCCTCGCAGCGAATATTGCGGTAGAGATGCCAGAATCGGAAGTGAATAGTACCCATTATCGAATTCTATTTTTAGCCGGTTTAATTCTGTTCCTGTTTACCTTCTTCTTCAACACAATTGCAGAAGTCGTTCGTCACCGGCTAAGACGGCAGTATAGTTCTTTGTGA
- a CDS encoding 6-carboxy-5,6,7,8-tetrahydropterin synthase, with protein sequence MEIYKQFNIEAAHHLPNVPTGHKCARLHGHSFQVTIHVAGTVNEQMGWITDFADIKTAFAPLYEQLDHHYLNEIAGLENPTSENIARWIWQHLKPRLPNLWKITLQETCTSGCIYIGDN encoded by the coding sequence ATGGAAATTTACAAACAATTTAATATTGAAGCAGCACACCATTTACCTAATGTCCCTACCGGACATAAATGTGCGCGCCTACACGGACACTCATTCCAAGTAACCATTCATGTTGCTGGAACAGTCAACGAGCAAATGGGATGGATCACCGATTTTGCAGACATTAAGACCGCCTTTGCACCACTCTATGAACAATTAGATCATCATTATCTGAATGAAATAGCCGGGTTAGAAAACCCAACGAGTGAAAATATCGCTCGCTGGATTTGGCAGCATTTAAAACCCAGATTGCCTAATTTATGGAAAATTACCCTTCAAGAAACTTGTACGAGCGGTTGCATTTATATTGGCGACAATTAA
- a CDS encoding secreted protein, which translates to MIKKNLFIAWLGGLLLACATSPATGPSVEHGFSSALSGLGHLLLSPLQIAAGLLEGIASVPYYLATNLNTLNQGLIQAQAHINLEDTYQSAYGKSLAEVPPSGDTGVVFTRMQQATQFFQKILQQYGVYDSQYYLLTSIEDSPGENVLLSVVYRPFTTIEVVDKHSPQRIRSFLTTDRLFYEPFRTDSHGKLLDTVIDWAAFPKKLLQTQKAQAILLTLAANSVLNHKKTPDYWEIEPRWLAGEAQEIVRQKTEEMNKKIGR; encoded by the coding sequence ATGATAAAGAAAAACTTATTTATTGCTTGGTTAGGTGGATTACTCTTAGCTTGTGCCACTTCGCCAGCCACTGGACCCAGTGTAGAACATGGCTTTTCATCGGCATTAAGTGGTTTAGGACATTTACTGCTTTCGCCTTTACAAATTGCAGCGGGTTTATTAGAAGGAATTGCCTCAGTACCCTATTATCTGGCTACTAATTTAAACACCCTTAATCAAGGCTTAATTCAAGCACAAGCTCATATTAACTTAGAAGATACTTACCAATCTGCTTATGGCAAATCGCTGGCTGAAGTTCCCCCCAGTGGCGATACCGGCGTCGTGTTTACCCGAATGCAACAAGCCACTCAGTTTTTCCAAAAAATACTGCAACAATACGGTGTTTATGACAGTCAGTATTACTTATTAACTAGCATTGAAGATTCGCCGGGTGAAAATGTTTTATTAAGCGTGGTTTACCGTCCATTCACCACGATTGAAGTCGTTGATAAGCATTCCCCTCAACGTATCCGCTCATTTTTAACAACTGATCGCTTATTTTATGAACCTTTTCGGACCGATAGTCACGGTAAACTGCTCGATACCGTGATTGATTGGGCAGCGTTCCCCAAAAAATTGCTCCAAACTCAAAAAGCGCAAGCTATTCTGCTGACGTTAGCGGCTAATTCGGTATTAAACCATAAAAAAACGCCCGACTATTGGGAAATTGAACCACGTTGGTTAGCGGGCGAAGCTCAGGAAATTGTCAGGCAAAAGACTGAGGAAATGAATAAAAAAATCGGCCGCTAA
- a CDS encoding invasion gene expression up-regulator SirB — protein sequence MIQNHPRLQRRWVKIVPHLIDSALLLSGISLVFTIHQYPFVNHWLTAKLLALLLYIILGSIALKRGKTKTIRLTAWISALGIFFYLVTVAITRAANPLIW from the coding sequence ATGATACAAAACCATCCCCGCTTACAACGACGTTGGGTTAAAATAGTCCCTCACCTGATTGATTCGGCTTTATTGCTGAGCGGTATCAGTTTAGTTTTCACCATTCACCAATATCCATTCGTTAATCACTGGTTAACTGCTAAATTACTCGCTTTGCTGCTGTATATTATTTTAGGTAGTATTGCACTTAAACGGGGTAAAACGAAAACTATTCGTCTTACTGCGTGGATAAGTGCCTTGGGGATATTTTTTTACCTGGTTACCGTCGCGATAACGCGAGCGGCTAATCCACTGATTTGGTAA
- a CDS encoding putative signal transduction protein with EFhand domain, which yields MTSAHPSFGSQCSTCHTSADEDTAAFITEENPIESITEENTTEATIAEDTTTPTTEVNITEPTPTIEEQTTTTPTTTEDVVEATTEANTAEPTTVPSDDNVAQVTTQFDLNGDGKITQDEVQALQSEFFDSADTNTDGFLTNEELQVAKKTQKTQLVGYNKLGCGADFNRLDNNKDGLISKEEFVNNVPLFDKFDLDNNGIIVAKELTMKKPRHPWMSHQKLYNNWINEKSYNGTGHKKKGNSSRH from the coding sequence ATGACCTCAGCTCATCCGAGTTTTGGTAGTCAATGTTCTACCTGTCATACGAGTGCAGATGAGGATACCGCCGCATTCATAACAGAAGAGAACCCTATTGAATCTATAACAGAAGAGAATACTACCGAAGCCACGATAGCAGAAGATACGACAACACCCACGACCGAAGTCAACATAACTGAACCTACCCCGACGATAGAAGAACAGACAACAACAACACCGACGACAACAGAAGATGTAGTAGAAGCAACGACAGAAGCAAATACAGCAGAACCCACGACTGTGCCAAGTGATGACAATGTAGCTCAAGTTACAACCCAATTTGACCTCAACGGCGATGGGAAAATCACACAAGATGAAGTGCAGGCATTACAAAGCGAATTTTTTGACAGCGCTGATACCAACACAGATGGTTTCCTGACCAATGAGGAATTGCAAGTTGCTAAAAAAACGCAAAAAACACAACTAGTTGGATATAACAAATTGGGTTGTGGAGCAGATTTCAATCGGTTAGACAATAATAAAGATGGTTTAATTTCCAAAGAAGAGTTTGTTAACAATGTGCCCCTGTTTGACAAATTTGATCTTGATAATAATGGTATTATCGTGGCAAAAGAATTAACCATGAAGAAACCCCGTCATCCTTGGATGAGTCACCAAAAACTCTATAATAACTGGATAAATGAAAAGAGTTATAACGGAACTGGACATAAAAAGAAAGGTAACTCGAGCAGACATTAA